From a single Nitrogeniibacter mangrovi genomic region:
- the bioF gene encoding 8-amino-7-oxononanoate synthase, whose translation MTALQRIQAALAAREAESLLRVRRIVDTPCAPHVRIDGRELLAFCSNDYLGLASAPELAAALTEGARRWGSGAGASHLVSGHYAVHEALERRLAEFVGTEAALSFSTGYMVNAGIAAALTGRGDAIFADRLNHASLVDGALLSRASHHRYPHGDTAALARLLEASAAPTKLILTDSVFSMDGDVAPLAELFALAERHDAWLIVDDAHGFGVLGPQGRGALAEAGIAHWRVLTIGTLGKAAGVSGAFVAGHRDVIAHLMQHMRTYIFTTAASPAIAHALLTAIDLIEAGDARRATLRALEQQLADGLADTRWQRMDSRTPIQPVLIGDNQAALDVARALWTRGLWVPAIRPPTVPAGTARLRVSLTAAHTAADVSRLIETLGDLQAPA comes from the coding sequence ATGACGGCACTGCAACGCATCCAGGCGGCGCTCGCGGCACGCGAGGCCGAATCGCTGCTGCGCGTGCGGCGCATCGTCGACACCCCCTGCGCCCCCCATGTGCGCATCGACGGGCGCGAGCTGCTCGCCTTCTGCAGCAACGACTATCTCGGTCTGGCGAGCGCGCCCGAGCTCGCCGCCGCGCTCACCGAAGGCGCGCGGCGCTGGGGCAGCGGCGCCGGCGCCTCGCACCTGGTGAGCGGCCATTACGCCGTACACGAGGCGCTGGAGCGACGCCTGGCCGAGTTCGTCGGCACCGAGGCGGCGCTGTCCTTCTCCACCGGCTACATGGTCAACGCCGGCATCGCCGCGGCGCTCACCGGGCGTGGTGATGCCATCTTCGCCGACCGCCTCAACCATGCCTCGCTGGTGGACGGCGCCTTGCTTTCGCGTGCCAGCCATCACCGCTACCCGCATGGCGACACCGCCGCACTCGCCCGCCTGCTCGAGGCCAGCGCGGCGCCCACCAAGCTCATCCTCACCGACAGCGTGTTCAGCATGGACGGCGACGTCGCCCCCCTGGCCGAGCTGTTCGCCCTGGCCGAGCGGCACGACGCCTGGTTGATCGTGGACGACGCGCACGGCTTCGGCGTGCTCGGTCCGCAGGGACGCGGCGCGCTCGCCGAGGCCGGCATCGCCCACTGGCGCGTGCTCACCATCGGCACCCTGGGCAAGGCGGCGGGCGTCTCGGGTGCCTTCGTCGCCGGCCACCGCGACGTCATCGCCCACCTGATGCAGCACATGCGCACCTACATCTTCACCACCGCCGCCTCGCCGGCGATCGCGCACGCGCTGCTCACCGCCATCGACCTGATCGAGGCGGGCGACGCGCGCCGTGCCACCCTGCGTGCGCTCGAGCAGCAGCTGGCCGACGGCCTGGCGGACACGCGCTGGCAGCGCATGGACTCGCGCACGCCGATCCAGCCGGTCCTCATCGGCGACAACCAGGCCGCACTCGACGTGGCCCGGGCCCTGTGGACGCGCGGGCTGTGGGTGCCGGCGATCCGCCCACCCACGGTCCCCGCCGGCACCGCGCGACTGCGCGTGAGCCTCACCGCCGCCCACACCGCCGCGGATGTGAGCCGCCTGATCGAGACCCTGGGCGACCTGCAGGCCCCGGCATGA
- a CDS encoding DUF805 domain-containing protein, with protein sequence MDHYQLVFSGDILPGHDTEAVRQRLAALLKVSPDRHEQLFSGRAVVIKRRLDADTAQAYRRKLAAMGVGIRVEPETAPAAPKPTPVTHPAPPAQANTASGDAPLARETPIEEMDCPECGRRQPRRNLCINCGVDMPRMIAAREQAETEARQPGGEQAAASIRVRPYEPLATETSERPPLVGLGFSGRLSRRSYFTGVCLYGSLFLLVMLAVAISGSKLLFALAVLLSVVASLRLGVLRSHDFNWSGWWTLLSFVPLVGGVYALLLLFFPGSKDENDFGAPPEPNRWTHAFGALALLVLTPVLVAMIAPAQLARGMTVLGQAGGAYPRSAPTQAVPAMDLRGYDPALNDVVMYSLTTCGYCRQKREQFDALGVRYVEVFIDTDEGARRALDLKLQSSGHHGGAIGTPIIEVNGTLLLNNPSLDAVADHLIRRRS encoded by the coding sequence ATGGATCACTATCAACTCGTTTTTTCCGGCGACATCCTACCCGGCCATGACACCGAGGCCGTTCGCCAGCGGCTCGCCGCCCTGCTCAAGGTGTCGCCGGACCGACACGAACAGCTGTTCTCGGGACGTGCGGTGGTCATCAAACGCAGGCTCGACGCCGACACCGCCCAGGCCTATCGGCGCAAGCTGGCCGCCATGGGCGTCGGCATCCGTGTCGAGCCGGAAACCGCGCCCGCAGCACCGAAACCCACCCCGGTGACCCACCCTGCGCCACCCGCGCAAGCGAACACTGCGAGCGGCGACGCGCCGCTGGCACGGGAGACACCCATCGAGGAGATGGACTGCCCCGAATGCGGCCGGCGTCAGCCCAGACGGAACCTGTGCATCAACTGCGGCGTCGACATGCCGCGCATGATCGCCGCCCGCGAGCAGGCCGAAACGGAAGCACGACAGCCCGGTGGCGAACAGGCCGCCGCGTCGATTCGGGTGCGGCCCTACGAGCCGCTCGCCACCGAGACAAGCGAACGCCCACCCCTCGTCGGTCTCGGTTTCTCGGGGCGCCTGTCACGACGCAGCTACTTCACCGGTGTGTGCCTCTACGGCAGCCTGTTCCTGCTCGTCATGCTCGCCGTGGCCATCAGCGGGAGCAAGTTGCTGTTCGCGCTCGCAGTGCTGCTCTCGGTGGTCGCGAGCCTCCGCCTGGGGGTGTTGCGCTCGCATGATTTCAACTGGTCCGGCTGGTGGACGCTGCTGAGCTTCGTCCCCCTCGTCGGCGGGGTGTACGCGCTCTTGTTGCTGTTCTTTCCCGGTTCGAAGGATGAAAACGACTTCGGCGCACCACCGGAGCCGAACCGCTGGACACACGCCTTCGGTGCACTCGCGCTGCTGGTGCTCACCCCGGTGCTCGTGGCTATGATCGCGCCGGCGCAACTGGCGCGCGGCATGACCGTACTCGGCCAGGCGGGCGGCGCCTACCCGCGCTCGGCTCCGACGCAGGCCGTGCCCGCCATGGACCTGAGGGGCTACGATCCGGCATTGAACGACGTGGTGATGTACTCGCTGACCACCTGCGGCTACTGCCGGCAGAAACGCGAGCAGTTCGACGCGCTCGGCGTGCGCTATGTCGAGGTGTTCATCGACACCGACGAGGGCGCCCGTCGGGCGCTCGATCTCAAGCTGCAGTCCAGCGGTCACCACGGCGGCGCGATCGGCACCCCGATCATCGAGGTCAATGGCACCCTGCTACTGAACAACCCCTCGCTCGACGCCGTCGCCGACCATCTGATCCGCCGCCGCAGCTGA
- a CDS encoding class I SAM-dependent rRNA methyltransferase has product MPDHPTLPERLATALAARGDLLDALHTEATDCYRLFHGSAEGVPGLTIDRYGDLLLIQTFHTPLDAASLHQIRTFYATALPGLDCLYNDRSGANSRISNTLDATDLALAEQPRIVTEGGVKYRIRGRHAGQDPWLFLDLRAARRYVMAHAAGCRVLNLFAYTCGVGIAAAKGGARFVMNVDFAQSSLDVGKENARLNDLPVRPRFVRSDVFPAVRQLAGIGQPQRVRGRRMPPFPPLEPMLFDLVFLDPPRYAKSPFGVVDLVNDYTALFKPALLATRPGGTLICCNNVAQVDRDAWLDQLLRSARKAGRPIEESTWIEPDTDFPSFDANPPLKVVALRVSSAPSA; this is encoded by the coding sequence GTGCCCGACCATCCCACCCTCCCGGAAAGACTCGCCACCGCCCTCGCCGCGCGAGGGGATCTGCTCGACGCCCTGCACACCGAGGCGACCGACTGCTACCGCCTGTTCCACGGCAGCGCCGAAGGCGTCCCCGGACTGACCATCGACCGCTATGGCGACCTGCTCCTGATCCAGACTTTCCACACCCCCCTCGACGCGGCATCGCTGCACCAGATCCGGACCTTCTACGCCACCGCCCTGCCTGGCCTCGATTGCCTCTACAACGACCGCAGCGGTGCCAACTCGCGCATCTCGAACACCCTCGATGCGACCGACCTGGCGCTTGCCGAGCAGCCGCGCATCGTCACCGAAGGGGGCGTGAAATACCGCATCCGTGGTCGTCACGCCGGACAGGATCCATGGCTGTTTCTCGATCTGCGCGCCGCGCGGCGCTACGTGATGGCGCATGCCGCGGGTTGTCGCGTGCTGAACCTGTTCGCCTACACCTGTGGCGTCGGCATCGCCGCCGCCAAGGGCGGTGCGCGTTTCGTGATGAATGTGGATTTCGCCCAGTCGAGCCTGGATGTGGGCAAGGAGAACGCCCGGCTCAACGACCTGCCCGTCCGCCCGCGCTTCGTGCGCAGCGACGTGTTTCCCGCGGTGCGCCAGCTGGCCGGCATCGGGCAGCCGCAACGGGTGCGCGGGCGACGCATGCCGCCGTTCCCGCCGCTCGAGCCGATGTTGTTCGATCTGGTGTTCCTGGATCCGCCGCGCTACGCGAAAAGCCCCTTCGGCGTGGTGGATCTGGTCAACGATTACACGGCGCTGTTCAAGCCAGCGCTGCTGGCCACGCGCCCGGGCGGCACCCTGATCTGCTGCAACAACGTCGCGCAGGTCGACCGCGACGCCTGGCTCGATCAGCTGCTGCGCAGCGCACGCAAGGCCGGGCGCCCCATCGAGGAGAGCACATGGATCGAACCCGACACCGATTTCCCCAGTTTCGACGCCAATCCGCCGCTCAAGGTCGTCGCGCTCAGGGTGTCTTCGGCACCATCGGCATGA
- a CDS encoding SlyX family protein, with the protein MDQRIEGVECKLMGIEDQVETLNLTVFRQQQRIERLERQLAELAQLVRSREPETPRRLEDDIPPHY; encoded by the coding sequence GTGGATCAACGCATCGAAGGTGTCGAGTGCAAACTCATGGGGATCGAGGATCAGGTCGAGACGCTCAATCTCACCGTCTTCCGTCAGCAGCAGCGGATCGAACGCCTGGAGCGGCAGCTGGCAGAACTGGCGCAGCTGGTGAGGTCACGTGAGCCCGAGACGCCGCGGCGTCTCGAGGACGATATCCCGCCCCACTACTGA
- the yaaA gene encoding peroxide stress protein YaaA yields MLFVISPAKSLDYESPAPTDAATQPAFLDQAAELVEVMRDYAPDRLSELMGISDKLAALNVARFEQWSRPFSPANAKACVFAFNGDVYDGLDAGSLDADGIAYAQAHLRILSGLYGVLRPLDLMQAYRLEMGTRLKTERGKNLYEFWGETPTDAINAVVADMQPPVLVNLASEEYFKVIVPAQVKGRIVTPVFEDWKGGRYKIISFHAKRARGLMVRYAIDHRLEAVDDLKGFDTDGYAFDADASGPERWVFRRRQD; encoded by the coding sequence ATGCTTTTCGTCATCTCGCCCGCCAAGTCCCTCGACTACGAGTCGCCCGCGCCGACCGACGCCGCCACCCAGCCGGCCTTCCTCGATCAGGCCGCCGAGTTGGTGGAGGTGATGCGCGACTATGCGCCTGACAGGCTCAGCGAGCTGATGGGGATCTCGGACAAGCTGGCGGCGCTGAACGTGGCCCGCTTCGAACAGTGGTCGCGGCCGTTTTCGCCCGCCAACGCCAAGGCGTGCGTGTTCGCCTTCAACGGCGACGTGTACGACGGCCTCGATGCCGGGTCGCTCGACGCGGACGGGATCGCCTATGCCCAGGCCCATCTGCGCATCCTCTCGGGGTTGTACGGCGTGTTACGACCGCTCGACCTGATGCAGGCCTACCGGCTCGAGATGGGCACCCGGCTGAAGACCGAGCGCGGCAAGAACCTCTACGAATTCTGGGGCGAGACGCCGACCGACGCGATCAACGCGGTGGTGGCGGACATGCAGCCGCCGGTGCTGGTGAACCTGGCCTCCGAAGAGTATTTCAAGGTGATCGTACCGGCGCAGGTCAAGGGCCGGATCGTCACCCCGGTGTTCGAGGACTGGAAGGGCGGGCGCTACAAGATCATCAGCTTTCACGCCAAGCGGGCGCGCGGGCTGATGGTGCGCTACGCCATCGATCATCGTCTCGAGGCGGTGGATGACCTCAAGGGTTTCGATACCGACGGCTACGCGTTCGACGCGGACGCATCGGGCCCGGAGCGCTGGGTGTTCCGTCGCCGGCAGGACTGA
- a CDS encoding M14 family metallopeptidase yields the protein MKISQGFDSGSIEVVSASRADDIRVQLRRDNAAEFRQWFHFRVHDAAGVPLRMVFENAADAAYPDGWPDYRAVASYDRRHWFRVSGTTYENGQLVITHTPERNNIYYAYFEPYSHERHLDLLGRTELSPFAQVASLGSTVDGREVDVITVGRARPERAPVWIIARQHPGETMAEWFVEGLLERLLDGADPVARRIREKACLYVVPNMNPDGGVRGNLRTNAAGVNLNRAWAKPSAQTSPEVFHVRAHMEATGCALFLDIHGDESLPYVFIDGAGMVPGFPAPARRQEDAFLDALATASPDFQRQHGYAPDRFGEEMLTLASKWVAHRFGCVSLTLEMPFKDNALMPDGQSGWSGARSKRLGAAMLQPILAHLDGR from the coding sequence GTGAAGATCAGCCAGGGATTCGACAGCGGCAGCATCGAAGTGGTCAGCGCCAGTCGCGCCGACGACATCCGAGTGCAGCTGCGCCGGGACAACGCCGCCGAGTTCCGCCAGTGGTTCCATTTCCGGGTCCATGACGCCGCCGGGGTGCCGTTGCGGATGGTGTTCGAGAACGCCGCCGACGCGGCCTATCCGGACGGTTGGCCCGATTACCGCGCCGTGGCTTCCTACGACCGCCGGCACTGGTTCCGGGTCTCGGGCACCACCTACGAGAACGGGCAGCTGGTGATCACCCACACGCCCGAGCGCAACAACATCTATTACGCCTACTTCGAGCCGTATTCCCACGAGCGTCATCTCGATCTGCTCGGGCGCACGGAACTGTCGCCGTTCGCCCAGGTCGCTTCGCTCGGCAGCACCGTGGACGGGCGCGAGGTGGACGTGATCACGGTGGGGCGGGCGCGGCCGGAGCGCGCGCCGGTGTGGATCATCGCGCGCCAGCATCCCGGCGAGACCATGGCCGAGTGGTTCGTCGAGGGCTTGCTTGAGCGCCTGCTCGACGGCGCCGATCCGGTGGCCCGGCGCATCCGCGAAAAGGCCTGCCTCTACGTGGTGCCCAACATGAATCCGGACGGCGGGGTGCGCGGCAACCTGCGCACCAATGCCGCCGGGGTGAACCTTAATCGTGCCTGGGCGAAACCCTCGGCGCAGACCAGCCCGGAGGTGTTCCATGTGCGCGCGCACATGGAGGCGACCGGGTGCGCGCTGTTTCTCGACATCCACGGCGACGAGTCGCTGCCCTATGTGTTCATCGACGGCGCCGGGATGGTGCCGGGCTTTCCGGCCCCGGCGCGCCGCCAGGAGGATGCCTTCCTCGACGCGCTCGCAACGGCGAGCCCGGATTTCCAGCGCCAGCACGGTTATGCACCCGATCGCTTCGGCGAGGAGATGCTGACGCTGGCCTCCAAGTGGGTGGCGCACCGATTCGGTTGCGTGTCCCTGACGCTGGAGATGCCGTTCAAGGACAACGCCCTCATGCCCGACGGTCAGAGCGGCTGGAGCGGGGCGCGCAGCAAGCGCCTCGGGGCCGCCATGCTGCAGCCCATCCTCGCCCATCTCGACGGGCGCTGA
- a CDS encoding autotransporter outer membrane beta-barrel domain-containing protein, whose protein sequence is MYKDISFAPFRRTAIAMAVMASLAPSIARADIYVDGVNNGLIYSTPGSLTGTLASTFLVTVDSANGGGTSFTVNSGHTLQENNSTTFFVSGGATLGLLDNQGTILGNRFNAINTSASSTVTTFTNSGLIQGQVNGNSAIFFGGAVGSFTNSGTIEHTGSSTAVILNDATSISNSGTIQSVTGHGMILGYLTAATVGNFTNSGTITTGGASGVEAIQFGDGTNASSFGTFTNAGSGVVSNTGSGEAISIMANATVTSVINDGTISSTSTAIANHGTITGANYGIQNNGTITGGITNDGTIAGSTFGFQETAGASLTGGVTNSGSITGTSGGIRMDNATLSGGVANTGTIQGTSFGGIVVSTNGTINGGISNSGTISGATFGVYVSSTSAINNDLTTSGTLSGGIDAIRVDSGGVLNAIHITGNDTASFVGAVNAAGTAVFVDSGATYSMNSGQQFTVSSFTNNGTLAVDAGATGTVTGDYAQGATSTLRTRVTDSTTYGKLAVSGTATFAPGAKIDVDVANPGYVFNVNSLSGVISAGTLSATTFVTTDNSTLFDFAAVKNGNAVDLALSVAGGSNTVLASVNATGNTPAVGVASTLDGIIASDPTGAISMQFIGLGSTQAVSDAASQTLPLLTGQTVAATQATLGSINDVIDARADVASGLSSGDGFVGNRYLWLKPFGSWAEQDKRNGVAGYKATTAGLVMGLDGELASGWRVGGALAYAKSDVNGKSSVAPQDADIDIYQLIGYGRYNLDDRTEVRVQADVGQAVNRGRRRIAFAASEASSDFDSHMAHLGAGISRAYPLGEATRVTPSVSMDYTWIEDEGYTETGAGVLNLKVKQRSTEALVFSVAGRLTHALSTTTTLLADLGVGYDAMSDRDSITAAFAGSPEAAFVTRGVDPSPWRVRGGVGAVYETANGTRITGRYDAEYREDFLNQTASVKVRWLF, encoded by the coding sequence ATGTACAAGGACATTTCTTTCGCCCCGTTTCGCCGTACGGCAATCGCCATGGCCGTCATGGCTTCCCTGGCGCCGTCGATCGCACGCGCCGACATCTACGTCGACGGCGTCAACAACGGGTTGATCTACTCGACGCCCGGATCGCTGACCGGAACCTTAGCTTCGACCTTTCTGGTGACGGTGGACAGCGCCAACGGCGGCGGGACCAGCTTCACGGTCAACAGCGGGCATACCCTGCAGGAGAACAACTCCACCACGTTTTTCGTGAGCGGTGGCGCCACCCTGGGCCTGCTCGACAACCAGGGCACGATCCTGGGCAACCGGTTCAATGCCATCAACACCAGCGCGAGCAGCACGGTGACGACGTTTACCAACAGCGGCCTGATCCAGGGGCAGGTGAATGGCAATTCCGCGATCTTCTTCGGTGGCGCGGTCGGTTCCTTCACCAACTCCGGCACCATCGAGCATACCGGCTCCAGCACGGCGGTGATCCTCAACGACGCGACGTCGATCTCGAACTCCGGCACGATCCAGTCGGTCACCGGCCACGGCATGATCCTGGGCTATCTGACGGCGGCGACCGTCGGTAACTTCACCAACAGCGGTACGATCACGACCGGCGGCGCGTCGGGCGTGGAAGCCATCCAGTTCGGCGATGGCACGAACGCGTCATCGTTCGGGACCTTCACCAACGCCGGCTCCGGCGTGGTCAGCAACACCGGCTCGGGCGAGGCCATCTCGATCATGGCCAACGCCACCGTGACCTCGGTGATCAATGACGGGACGATCTCGAGTACCAGCACGGCGATCGCCAACCACGGCACGATCACCGGCGCGAACTACGGTATTCAAAACAATGGCACGATCACCGGCGGCATCACCAACGATGGCACCATCGCGGGGAGCACCTTCGGCTTTCAGGAGACGGCCGGTGCGTCGCTGACGGGCGGGGTCACCAACAGCGGTTCGATCACCGGCACCAGCGGAGGTATCCGCATGGACAATGCGACGCTCAGCGGCGGTGTTGCGAACACGGGCACCATCCAGGGAACCTCCTTCGGCGGCATCGTGGTGAGCACCAACGGCACGATCAACGGTGGCATCAGCAACAGCGGCACGATCAGCGGCGCCACCTTCGGTGTCTACGTGAGCTCGACCTCCGCCATCAATAACGACCTCACCACCAGCGGCACCCTCTCGGGCGGTATCGATGCGATTCGCGTCGATTCCGGCGGTGTGCTCAACGCCATTCACATCACCGGCAACGACACGGCGAGCTTCGTCGGCGCGGTCAACGCCGCCGGCACCGCGGTGTTCGTCGACAGCGGTGCGACCTATTCCATGAACAGCGGCCAGCAGTTCACCGTCAGCAGCTTCACCAACAACGGCACGCTGGCGGTCGATGCCGGCGCGACCGGCACCGTCACCGGGGATTATGCGCAGGGCGCCACGTCCACCTTGCGGACCCGGGTCACCGACAGCACCACCTACGGCAAATTGGCGGTCAGCGGTACCGCCACCTTCGCGCCGGGTGCCAAGATCGACGTGGATGTCGCCAATCCGGGTTACGTGTTCAACGTCAACAGCCTGTCCGGCGTCATCAGCGCCGGGACGCTGTCGGCCACTACCTTCGTGACCACCGACAACTCGACCCTGTTCGATTTCGCCGCCGTCAAGAACGGCAATGCGGTGGATCTGGCCCTCTCGGTGGCGGGCGGCAGCAACACCGTGCTGGCCAGTGTCAACGCCACCGGCAACACCCCGGCGGTGGGCGTGGCGAGCACCCTCGACGGCATCATCGCGTCGGATCCGACCGGGGCGATCAGCATGCAGTTCATCGGACTGGGCTCGACCCAGGCGGTCTCCGATGCCGCCAGCCAGACGCTGCCGCTGCTGACCGGTCAGACGGTCGCGGCCACGCAGGCGACGCTGGGCAGCATCAACGACGTGATCGATGCCCGTGCGGACGTGGCGAGCGGGCTGTCGTCCGGCGACGGTTTCGTCGGCAACAGGTATCTGTGGCTGAAGCCTTTCGGTTCGTGGGCGGAGCAGGACAAGCGCAACGGCGTGGCCGGATACAAGGCGACGACGGCCGGCCTGGTCATGGGGCTTGACGGCGAGCTGGCGTCGGGCTGGCGCGTCGGTGGTGCCCTGGCCTATGCCAAGAGCGACGTCAACGGCAAATCGTCGGTGGCGCCGCAGGATGCCGATATCGACATCTACCAGTTGATCGGCTACGGGCGCTACAACCTGGACGATCGCACCGAAGTGCGGGTTCAGGCGGACGTGGGCCAGGCGGTCAATCGCGGACGTCGCCGGATCGCCTTCGCCGCGAGCGAGGCGTCGTCGGACTTCGACAGCCACATGGCGCATCTGGGCGCCGGCATCAGCCGTGCCTATCCGCTCGGTGAGGCGACGCGCGTGACGCCGTCGGTGAGCATGGACTACACCTGGATCGAGGACGAGGGCTACACCGAAACCGGCGCCGGCGTGCTCAATCTGAAGGTCAAGCAACGCAGCACCGAAGCGCTGGTGTTCAGCGTGGCCGGGCGCCTGACGCACGCGCTGAGCACGACGACCACGCTGCTGGCCGATCTGGGGGTCGGTTACGACGCCATGAGCGATCGGGATTCGATCACCGCCGCCTTCGCCGGGAGCCCCGAGGCCGCCTTCGTGACCCGTGGGGTCGATCCGAGCCCGTGGCGCGTGCGCGGTGGAGTCGGCGCCGTCTACGAGACCGCGAACGGGACCCGGATCACCGGCCGCTACGACGCGGAATATCGCGAGGACTTCCTCAACCAGACGGCCTCGGTGAAAGTTCGCTGGCTGTTCTGA
- a CDS encoding adenosylmethionine--8-amino-7-oxononanoate transaminase encodes MTRKSLLERSRRAVWHPCTQMKTHESLPLVPLSRGEGVWLYDTDGRRMLDGVSSWWVNLFGHCNPRINDAIAEQLETLEHAMLAGFTHEPVVQLSERLAALTGHALGHAFYASDGASATEIALKMSMHAWRNRGETGKSRFVSLAGSYHGETVGALAVTDVALFRDAYAPLIRSGATVCSPDARAAEPGESDEDVAERAAQALAHYLETHHHDIAALIVEPLVQGACGMAMYHPHYLRRARELCDRWNVHLIADEIAVGCGRTGTFFACEQAGIWPDFICLSKGISGGYLPLSLVLTTDDIYACFYDDDVRRGFLHSHSYTGNALACRAALATLDIFAADDVITANRARAERLGAATRAAFGDDPAVRHLRQRGMIVAFDVDTPLADFSTRYFRAALAHEVLLRPIGNTVYFMPPYIVEDDDIAHLVGGARKALDAALRP; translated from the coding sequence ATGACCCGAAAATCCCTGCTCGAACGCTCCCGGCGTGCCGTCTGGCATCCGTGCACGCAAATGAAGACGCACGAGTCGCTGCCCCTGGTGCCGCTGAGCCGGGGCGAAGGCGTGTGGCTGTACGACACCGACGGGCGGCGCATGCTCGACGGGGTCAGCTCTTGGTGGGTCAACCTGTTCGGGCACTGCAACCCGCGCATCAACGACGCCATCGCCGAGCAGCTCGAGACGCTCGAACACGCCATGCTGGCGGGCTTCACGCACGAGCCGGTGGTGCAGCTCTCGGAACGCCTCGCGGCGCTCACCGGCCATGCCCTGGGCCACGCCTTCTACGCCTCCGACGGCGCCTCGGCCACCGAGATCGCCCTGAAGATGAGCATGCACGCCTGGCGCAACCGGGGCGAGACCGGCAAGAGCCGCTTCGTGAGTCTGGCCGGCAGCTACCATGGCGAAACCGTGGGTGCCCTGGCGGTGACCGACGTCGCCCTGTTCCGCGACGCCTATGCGCCGCTGATCCGCAGCGGTGCCACCGTGTGCTCGCCCGACGCGCGTGCCGCCGAGCCCGGCGAGTCGGACGAGGATGTGGCCGAACGCGCGGCCCAGGCCCTGGCGCATTACCTCGAAACCCACCATCACGACATCGCCGCCCTGATCGTCGAGCCCCTGGTGCAGGGCGCCTGCGGCATGGCCATGTACCACCCGCACTACCTGCGCCGCGCCCGCGAGCTGTGCGACCGCTGGAACGTGCACCTGATCGCCGACGAGATCGCGGTCGGCTGCGGCCGCACCGGCACCTTCTTCGCCTGCGAACAGGCCGGCATCTGGCCCGATTTCATCTGCCTGTCCAAGGGCATCTCCGGCGGCTACCTGCCCCTGTCGCTGGTGCTCACCACCGACGACATCTACGCCTGCTTCTACGACGACGACGTGCGCCGCGGCTTTCTGCACTCGCATTCGTATACCGGCAACGCGCTGGCCTGCCGGGCGGCGCTTGCCACCCTCGACATCTTCGCGGCCGACGACGTGATCACCGCCAACCGCGCCCGTGCCGAGCGTCTCGGTGCCGCCACCCGGGCCGCCTTCGGCGACGATCCCGCCGTACGCCATCTGCGCCAGCGCGGCATGATCGTCGCCTTCGACGTGGACACCCCCCTCGCCGACTTCTCGACGCGTTACTTCCGCGCCGCGCTCGCCCACGAGGTGCTGCTGCGCCCGATCGGCAACACCGTGTATTTCATGCCGCCCTACATCGTCGAGGACGACGACATCGCGCATCTGGTCGGCGGCGCGCGCAAGGCGCTGGACGCCGCCCTGCGGCCATGA
- a CDS encoding restriction endonuclease, whose product MVQTVDGTMQASRPTWLVMLALGAGVAVLGLYLVPLALAGRPGTEPLTLLARGAGLGAGVLLVASALGLLVRGTGSAGGGADEGGEMRPMASDAPATIHSAPTQFEDDTPPDVHGDATIQVDDPVTEAPRTWSIALIQALEWKRFELLCAEYYREKGICHLAIPLAANGGTDLYLFQDEAHPRRATGVVHVKARSVVPAGVQGVRELLGVMAHERIERGFFMTSGTFTPEAKALGHHHKLVLIDARVLLAMIERLDPDRQQRLLVAATAGDYQSPSCPACGGQMTVATGTHGDYWGCSSYPACSWIMPMVPKTP is encoded by the coding sequence ATGGTTCAGACGGTAGATGGGACGATGCAGGCGTCGCGACCGACGTGGTTGGTCATGCTGGCCCTGGGGGCTGGCGTGGCCGTGCTCGGGTTGTATCTCGTGCCCCTGGCCCTGGCCGGTCGGCCCGGCACCGAGCCGCTCACCCTTCTGGCGCGTGGTGCCGGCCTGGGCGCGGGGGTGCTGCTCGTCGCCTCGGCCCTGGGACTGCTCGTGCGTGGTACCGGATCGGCGGGTGGCGGAGCCGATGAGGGGGGCGAGATGCGGCCGATGGCCTCGGATGCGCCGGCGACGATCCATTCGGCTCCCACACAGTTCGAGGACGACACCCCCCCGGATGTGCATGGCGACGCCACGATACAGGTCGACGATCCGGTGACCGAGGCGCCCCGAACCTGGTCCATTGCGCTGATCCAGGCGCTGGAATGGAAACGCTTCGAGCTGCTGTGTGCCGAGTACTACCGGGAAAAGGGCATCTGCCATCTGGCGATCCCGTTGGCCGCCAACGGGGGTACCGATCTCTATCTGTTCCAGGATGAAGCCCATCCACGGCGTGCCACCGGCGTGGTGCACGTGAAGGCGCGGAGCGTCGTGCCGGCCGGGGTGCAGGGCGTGCGCGAACTGCTCGGCGTCATGGCGCACGAGCGCATCGAGCGCGGCTTCTTCATGACCAGCGGTACATTCACGCCCGAGGCGAAGGCCCTGGGGCATCATCACAAGCTGGTGCTGATCGATGCGCGCGTGCTGCTGGCGATGATCGAGCGGCTGGATCCGGACCGCCAGCAACGCCTGCTGGTTGCGGCAACCGCCGGTGACTACCAGTCGCCCAGTTGTCCCGCCTGTGGTGGCCAGATGACCGTGGCGACCGGCACCCACGGGGACTACTGGGGCTGCAGCAGCTATCCGGCCTGTTCGTGGATCATGCCGATGGTGCCGAAGACACCCTGA